One Kitasatospora sp. NBC_01287 DNA window includes the following coding sequences:
- a CDS encoding MFS transporter produces the protein MSVTRAQHSLPTSVLPVRSRLAHPALLLTGIVLVALNMRACLAAVSPMVGEIQHTFGLSTTVSGLITTVPVLFQGVGAPLTPRLTRRFGTERVVLGAVLVLAAGVLLRVLPSVAALYGGCVVIGVAIAVLNVSMPGLVKREFPQRAAAMTGVYSTTMLVGATLAAGSSVPLEHALGGGWRASLGAWSLLALVAALAWLPQVLKARQERSAGAVPAQTRAPAQTQVLAQAQAGPTAGKPIAGIWRLPLAWQISLFMGVSSLMVYTLVAWMPTVLADHGMSRDQAGLVFAFSNLVQVAGAFLVPLLAGRLTRQRGLAVAMAALNAAGVTVLLLAPVSGAWVAAAVLGLAQGGSLGLALAFIVLRTDSVAGAAQLGGMSQAVGYLIAALGPVGAGALHQLTGGWTAVLVVLLVLAGAAAVAGWGAGRDRTL, from the coding sequence ATGTCCGTCACCCGGGCTCAGCACTCGCTGCCCACCTCGGTCCTCCCCGTCCGCTCCCGGCTCGCCCACCCGGCGCTGCTGCTGACCGGCATCGTGCTGGTCGCGCTGAACATGCGGGCCTGCCTGGCCGCCGTCTCCCCGATGGTCGGCGAGATCCAGCACACCTTCGGGCTCTCCACCACGGTCAGCGGGCTGATCACCACCGTGCCGGTGCTCTTCCAGGGTGTCGGCGCCCCGCTCACCCCGCGGCTGACCCGCCGCTTCGGCACCGAGCGGGTGGTGCTCGGCGCGGTGCTGGTGCTGGCCGCCGGGGTGCTGCTGCGGGTGCTGCCCTCGGTCGCGGCGCTGTACGGCGGGTGCGTGGTGATCGGGGTGGCGATCGCGGTGCTGAACGTCTCGATGCCCGGCCTGGTCAAGCGGGAGTTCCCGCAGCGGGCGGCGGCGATGACCGGGGTGTACTCGACCACCATGCTGGTCGGCGCCACCCTGGCGGCCGGCAGCTCGGTGCCGCTGGAGCACGCGCTGGGCGGCGGCTGGCGGGCCTCCCTGGGGGCCTGGTCGCTGCTCGCGCTGGTGGCGGCGCTGGCCTGGCTGCCGCAGGTGCTGAAGGCCCGTCAGGAACGGTCGGCGGGCGCCGTGCCGGCACAGACACGGGCGCCGGCACAGACACAGGTGCTGGCACAGGCACAGGCAGGGCCGACGGCCGGCAAGCCGATCGCCGGCATCTGGCGGCTGCCGCTGGCCTGGCAGATCAGCCTCTTCATGGGCGTCTCCTCGCTGATGGTCTACACCCTGGTCGCCTGGATGCCGACGGTGCTGGCCGATCACGGGATGAGCCGGGACCAGGCCGGCCTGGTCTTCGCGTTCAGCAACCTGGTGCAGGTGGCGGGCGCCTTCCTGGTGCCGCTGCTGGCCGGCCGGCTGACCCGGCAGCGCGGGCTCGCGGTGGCGATGGCCGCGCTGAACGCGGCGGGCGTGACCGTGCTGCTGCTCGCCCCGGTCTCCGGCGCCTGGGTGGCGGCGGCGGTGCTGGGCCTGGCCCAGGGCGGCTCGCTCGGCCTGGCGCTGGCCTTCATCGTGCTGCGCACCGACAGCGTCGCGGGCGCGGCCCAGCTGGGCGGCATGTCGCAGGCGGTCGGCTACCTGATCGCGGCCCTCGGCCCGGTCGGCGCGGGCGCGCTGCACCAGCTGACCGGCGGCTGGACCGCGGTGCTGGTGGTGCTGCTCGTGCTGGCGGGCGCGGCGGCGGTGGCCGGCTGGGGCGCCGGGCGGGACCGCACGCTCTGA
- a CDS encoding FadR/GntR family transcriptional regulator, which produces MSGEQNGGGTLQAAGRRSLVDAAIEQLREQLAAGAWAVGERIPTEHELAERLRVGRNTVREAVRVLVHAGMLVTRQGEGTFVRSTSDPASVLRGVQRSGVRDVLEVRAALEAEAARLAAVRHTPEDLRRMRAALAREAEVIAAHPERGGREATVEHDLEFHTAVVEAAHNPALTEVYRYFGASVHEAMRTAFGDHEMPEVVVATHAALVDAIESGDPERAEAACRALLAEPTAAVEQLLAEFAARK; this is translated from the coding sequence GTGAGCGGCGAGCAGAACGGCGGCGGCACCCTGCAGGCCGCCGGTCGGCGCTCCCTGGTGGACGCGGCGATCGAGCAGCTGCGCGAGCAGCTCGCGGCCGGCGCCTGGGCGGTCGGCGAGCGGATCCCGACCGAGCACGAGCTGGCCGAGCGGCTGCGGGTAGGCCGCAACACCGTGCGCGAGGCCGTCCGGGTGCTGGTGCACGCCGGCATGCTGGTCACCCGGCAGGGCGAGGGCACCTTCGTGCGCAGCACCAGCGACCCCGCCTCGGTGCTGCGCGGCGTGCAGCGCTCCGGCGTGCGCGACGTGCTGGAGGTGCGCGCGGCGCTGGAGGCCGAGGCGGCCCGGCTGGCCGCCGTCCGGCACACCCCCGAGGACCTGCGCCGGATGCGGGCCGCGCTGGCCCGCGAGGCCGAGGTGATCGCCGCGCACCCCGAGCGGGGCGGCCGCGAGGCCACCGTCGAGCACGACCTGGAGTTCCACACCGCGGTCGTCGAGGCCGCCCACAATCCCGCCCTCACCGAGGTCTACCGCTACTTCGGCGCCTCGGTGCACGAGGCGATGCGCACCGCGTTCGGCGACCACGAGATGCCCGAGGTGGTCGTGGCCACCCACGCGGCGCTGGTCGACGCGATCGAGAGCGGCGACCCCGAGCGGGCCGAGGCCGCCTGTCGCGCGCTGCTGGCCGAGCCCACCGCGGCGGTCGAGCAGCTGCTCGCGGAGTTCGCCGCCCGGAAGTAG
- a CDS encoding LCP family protein: MPGQRARSAGRGVPGQRSARSGPPGGAPAGGDAPAAPAAAAAAAAAAGGRAAARRARSRRGPSRKKIIVWTAAGAVLLGVGATGAVYLRLTGNIKSFDRAGIATERPPAATADANGNKPVNVLLIGSDSRGGGNSDLGGGGDDGARSDTTILLHVYADHKHAVGVSIPRDSLVEIPSCLVGGKWTKPQPNTMFNAAFSMGNTDTGNPACTQNTVEHLTGLRVDHTLVVDFSGFSAMTGAVGGVQVCLPNAVYQGDLDPNLGHKGSQIFAKGLQNVSGQQALDYVRVRHGIGDGSDIGRMQRQQAFLSALIKKVKGQGMDPTTLLPLADAATKSVTVDPDLATPEKLLSFGLSMKNIDLHDVKFITVPWRFEGARVAWVKPDSDRLWAAVKADRTLDGQDAGGQQADAPASGGASSAAPASPPAPSPAAVNGAGAKVTVYNGTTTRGLSTTAAAELKAAGFTVAGLANAAAQNHDTTVIQYGATDLTAAQQLARLFPGARLEKGSAAGLNLVLGKDYATTAGGAPSAGAPSAAAASAAPAPLPSSIADNARSADDDPCANLSYNG; encoded by the coding sequence ATGCCAGGACAGAGGGCACGTTCGGCCGGCCGCGGCGTCCCCGGGCAGCGGTCCGCACGCTCCGGCCCGCCCGGTGGCGCTCCCGCTGGAGGCGACGCCCCCGCTGCCCCTGCCGCTGCCGCTGCCGCTGCCGCTGCCGCCGGTGGCCGGGCCGCCGCCCGCCGGGCCAGGTCCCGGCGCGGGCCGAGCCGCAAGAAGATCATCGTCTGGACCGCCGCCGGAGCGGTGCTGCTGGGCGTCGGCGCGACCGGCGCCGTCTACCTCAGGCTGACCGGCAACATCAAGAGCTTCGACCGGGCCGGCATCGCCACCGAGCGCCCGCCGGCGGCCACCGCCGACGCCAACGGCAACAAGCCGGTCAACGTCCTGCTGATCGGTTCGGACTCGCGCGGCGGCGGCAACAGCGACCTGGGCGGCGGCGGTGACGACGGCGCCCGCTCCGACACCACGATCCTGCTGCACGTCTACGCCGACCACAAGCACGCCGTCGGCGTCTCGATCCCGCGCGACTCGCTGGTCGAGATCCCGTCCTGCCTGGTCGGCGGCAAGTGGACCAAGCCGCAGCCCAACACCATGTTCAACGCCGCCTTCTCGATGGGGAACACCGACACCGGCAACCCCGCCTGCACCCAGAACACCGTGGAGCACCTGACCGGGCTGCGGGTCGACCACACCCTGGTGGTGGACTTCTCCGGCTTCTCCGCGATGACCGGCGCGGTCGGCGGCGTCCAGGTCTGCCTGCCGAACGCCGTCTACCAGGGCGACCTCGACCCCAACCTCGGCCACAAGGGCAGCCAGATCTTCGCCAAGGGCCTGCAGAACGTCTCGGGGCAGCAGGCGCTGGACTACGTCCGGGTGCGGCACGGCATCGGGGACGGCTCCGACATCGGCCGGATGCAGCGTCAGCAGGCCTTCCTCTCCGCGCTGATCAAGAAGGTCAAGGGCCAGGGGATGGACCCCACCACCCTGCTGCCGCTGGCCGACGCCGCCACCAAGTCGGTGACCGTCGACCCGGACCTGGCCACCCCCGAGAAGCTGCTGAGCTTCGGGCTGTCGATGAAGAACATCGACCTGCACGACGTCAAGTTCATCACCGTGCCCTGGCGCTTCGAGGGTGCCCGGGTGGCCTGGGTGAAGCCCGACTCGGACCGGCTCTGGGCGGCGGTCAAGGCCGACCGCACCCTGGACGGGCAGGACGCCGGCGGTCAGCAGGCCGACGCTCCGGCGAGCGGCGGCGCGAGCAGTGCCGCCCCGGCGTCCCCGCCGGCTCCCTCGCCGGCCGCGGTGAACGGCGCCGGAGCCAAGGTGACGGTCTACAACGGCACCACCACCCGGGGCCTGAGCACCACGGCCGCCGCCGAGCTGAAGGCCGCCGGGTTCACCGTGGCGGGGCTGGCCAACGCGGCCGCGCAGAACCACGACACCACCGTGATCCAGTACGGCGCCACCGATCTGACGGCGGCTCAGCAGCTGGCCCGGCTCTTCCCCGGGGCGAGGCTGGAGAAGGGCAGCGCCGCGGGGCTGAACCTGGTCCTCGGCAAGGACTACGCGACCACGGCAGGTGGCGCCCCGTCGGCCGGAGCCCCGTCAGCGGCCGCGGCGTCCGCCGCCCCGGCCCCGCTGCCGTCCAGCATCGCCGACAACGCCCGCTCGGCCGACGACGACCCGTGCGCCAACCTCAGCTACAACGGCTGA
- a CDS encoding HAD family hydrolase encodes MTTGLPYRLIATDLDGTLLDPAKAVTERTRAALAVATAAGAVHIVVTGRAAAWARPVLDGFGYTGIAVCGQGAQVYDAGAGKLLTSMTLDRKVAQLALAKLTAELGPLAVAAAQDGMHGRVLAQADYRTSVTSDDLPLGRVAAAAELFAEPIGKLFVQHPGLTDDQLAEAAHRIVGDLVGVTLAGPRLVELLPLGLSKATGLAVAARRLGLRAADTIAFGDMPNDLPMLRWAAHGVAMADAHPALLAVADEVTASNAQDGVALVLERLYGGLGAGSAAQPR; translated from the coding sequence GTGACCACCGGGCTGCCGTACCGGCTCATCGCCACCGATCTGGACGGCACCCTGCTCGACCCCGCGAAGGCGGTCACCGAGCGGACCCGCGCCGCGCTGGCCGTCGCGACGGCGGCCGGCGCGGTGCACATCGTGGTGACCGGCCGGGCGGCCGCCTGGGCCCGCCCGGTGCTCGACGGCTTCGGCTACACCGGCATCGCGGTCTGCGGCCAGGGCGCCCAGGTCTACGACGCCGGGGCGGGCAAGCTGCTCACCTCGATGACGCTGGACCGCAAGGTCGCCCAGCTGGCCCTGGCCAAGCTGACCGCCGAGCTCGGCCCGCTCGCCGTCGCGGCCGCCCAGGACGGCATGCACGGCCGGGTGCTGGCCCAGGCCGACTACCGGACCAGCGTCACCTCGGACGATCTGCCGCTGGGACGGGTGGCGGCGGCCGCCGAGCTCTTCGCCGAGCCGATCGGCAAGCTCTTCGTCCAGCACCCCGGGCTGACCGACGACCAACTGGCCGAGGCCGCCCACCGGATCGTCGGCGACCTGGTCGGGGTCACCCTGGCCGGCCCGCGGCTGGTCGAGCTGCTGCCGCTGGGCCTGTCCAAGGCGACCGGCCTGGCCGTCGCGGCCCGCCGGCTGGGGCTGCGGGCGGCGGACACCATCGCCTTCGGCGACATGCCCAACGACCTGCCGATGCTGCGCTGGGCCGCCCACGGGGTGGCGATGGCCGACGCCCACCCCGCGTTGCTGGCGGTGGCCGACGAGGTCACCGCGAGCAACGCGCAGGACGGCGTCGCCCTGGTGCTGGAGCGGCTCTACGGCGGCCTCGGCGCGGGCTCCGCGGCTCAGCCGCGGTAG